The sequence below is a genomic window from Streptomyces sp. V1I1.
GGTACGATCCCAACTCCGTCGCCAATCTCGACAAGTTCGACAACGCCGGCGACCCGTCGAGCGACACCTGGGCCACCCTGGTCACCCACATCACCGGCTATCCGGTGCCGGACAGGAACACCGTCTTCGACACGCTCCGATCCGATCACGGCGGCAAGCTCTTCCGGATGGACATCAAGGAGCGCAGCCTCAGCCTGCTCGTCAAGGACTCCGGCTTCCTGACGAACAAGGGCGAGGACTACGACATCTGGTTCTTCGACAGCGGCAAGAAGCGGTCGATCATGCAGGCCCGGATCGTCTTCGAGGGCCGCGTGAAGGCCGGCGAGGAGATCATCTTCGCCGGCCCGGGTTCCGACAACGTCCACGACGCCCAGGTCCGTGAGGGCAACGAGTTCACGGACTACAACAAGGACAAGATGAGCACCATCCCGCTCGCCCGGTACATGAACGGGCCGCGGGCGGCGCTCCTCGCCCTGCTGCGAGGCAGCAGCCAGGACGCCCGGTTCAGCAACCTGGGCGTGGCTGGGGGCGACTCGGTGGACCTGAACTCCTTCAACACCACCGGGGACTCCTTCGACTTCGCCGCCAAGTTCTTCAGGGACCACGCGACGGTGCTGAAGGACTGGGAGGACCGTTTCGGCCGGGACGACGCGAGCTGGAAGGGCGAAGCGGCGGAGGTCTTCCGCAGCCTGATCAAGAAGATCCGCGAGAACTACGACAACTACGTCGAGACCTTCGACTCCTCGGTCGGCACCGGCGACGAGACGGGCACCGGCAACACGGTGTACTCACGCGCCCTCTCGCTGGGCCGCAAGTACCTGGAGGACTCCGCCACGAAGCTGCTCGACGCGTGGCTGACCTGGGCGAAGTCCTCGTACTACGACCCGCACCAGGTGCTGCGCTACGTTCTGGACGACCTCGCCCAGTGGGTGGACTCGAACAACGTCGCCAAGACGGACATCACGTCGACCACCACCCGCTACACCACGACCGTCAGGCACAGTCCGCAGGGCGGCTTCTCGCAGGTGCATCCGGAGTACGGCGACCTGACCGACATCGCCAACTGGGCGAAGGTCGGCGACAAGGCCGTCAAGATCTGGAGCCAGGGCGTCGACGAGTACCTGGGCAAGCCCGCCGCCCAGGTGCAGTCGGACCTGAACAACCACTTCATCGACCTCGGCAAGGACTTCTCGGAGAACGTACCCAAGCCGAAGTCCACCAGCACGGCCTCTGAGGAGTACGAGGAGAAGAAGCTCAAGGAGGAGCAGGAGGAGATCAACAGGCAGAACGAGGAGAACCGCAAGTACCAGGAGGAACTCCGCGAGGAGCAGAACCGGCAGCGGGAGGAGGACAAGAAGTATCAGGACGAGTTGCGCGATGAGCAGAACCGGCAGCGCGAGGAGGACAAGAAGTACCAGGACGAACTGCGCGCGGAGCAGGAGAAGGAGCAGGAGGAGGCCAAGCGCCTCCAGGACGACCTGCGGAACGAGCAGAACCAGCAGCGCGACGAGGACAAGAAGTACCAGGACGAACTGCGCGAGGAGCAGAAGCGCGAGCAGGAGGAGGCCAAGCGCGAGGCCGAGGAGCAGGCCAAGGCCATGCAGGAGAGCCTCGGCGGCCTCAACGATCCCAACGCGGTCACTACACAGAACCTCGGCAGCCTCGACGACCTGCTGAACCAGAACAACCCGGTCACCGAGAGCCCGGGCGACATCGGCGACGTGAACAGCCAGCTCGGTGACGGCCAGGGGGTCCAGACCGACACGCCGATCACCACGCCCCTTGGCAACCTCGGCGGGTTGAACGCCGGGGGCGGCGGCCCGCTCAAGACCCCGACCGGTGGGACCACCCAGGCCGACGGCGGCAAGCTCACCACCGACTTCCTGGACGGCAGCAGCACGTCCTTCGATCCGGACAGCGGGCTGCTCACCACGACCTCCCCGGACGGCACCGTCACCACGCAGGACCTGGGCAACGGCCTTCAGGTGACGAACCCGGACGGCTCGGTGACGTCCCTCGGTGACGACGGCAAGCTGACCACCACCTTCCCGGACGGCACCACCCAGACCGTCGACCCCTCGACCGGCCAGGCGATCACCACCAACCCGGACGGCACCACCACGACGACCGACCTGGGCAGCCTCACCGATCTCAACGGCAGCCTGAACGGCGACGGCGTGCTCGACGGCCCGACCGGTGCCAGCACCCAGCTGAACAACGCGGGTGACCTGACCACCGACTTCCTGGACGGCAGCAGCACGTCCTTCGACCCAGACAGCGGGCTGCTCACCAGCACCTCGCCGGACGGCACCGTCACCACGCAGGACCTGGGCGACGGCCTCAAGGTGACGAACTCGGACGGCTCGGTGACGTCCCTCGGTGACGACGGCAAGCTGACCACGACCTTTCCGGACGGCACCACCCAGACCGTCGACCCCTCGACCGGCCAGGCGATCACCACCGATCCGGACGGCACCACCACCACCGAGAACCTCGGCGACCTGGGCAATCTCAACGGCCAGAACAGGCTCGGTGACCTGAACGACCTGAACGATCTGGGTGATCTGGGCGACATCAACTCCGACATCACCACCGAGACGATCGGCGACCTGGGCGACCTCAACAGCGACCGTTCCGGCCTGGAGACCCCAACCGGCGGGAGCACCGAGCTCGACGACAGCGGCGACTTCACCACCACGTTCGCGGACGGCAGCAAATCCACGTTCGATCCGGACAGCGGGTTGCTCACCACCACCGACGCGGACGGCACGACCACGACCACCGACCTCACCCACGGGGCGAAGGTGACCAACTCGGACGGCTCCAGCACCATCCTGGACAACGGCCAGTTGACTACCACCTTCCCGGACGGCAGCACCCAGGTCATCGACCCGGACACCGGTATCGCCACCATCACCGACGCGCAGGGCAACACCGAGACGGTCGACCTGCACGACCTCAACTCTTCGGGCGGCAACGACAGTTCGAGCATCCTCGACCGCCTCGGGGACCTCAACGGGATCGGCGGCGGCGACGGCACCACCTCCCGCGACGTGCCCCTTTCCGAACTGGGCCTCAGCGGCGGCGTGAGTACCGGGGCATCCGGCGGCGGCCTCTCCGGGGCGGACTCCCTGTCGTCCTCGGACGGTTTCAGCGCGGCGGGAGTCGCACCCCTCTCGGACAGCACGGCCACCCCACTCAGTCCGGCCGCCACCGCGGCCGCCGCGGCCGGCACCCCTGGCGCCCCCGGAATGCCCGGCAGCCCCGGCATGCCGATGGGCGGCGGCATGGGCGGCATGGGCGCGGGCGGCGACAAGGGCAACGGCGAGCGGGTGCGTGCCGTCCTGGTCGACGCGGCGGAGGAGAGTGAGCGCCGCAACCGCCGTCGGCGCAGTCCGTGGAACCGTCAGGAGGACAGTGAC
It includes:
- a CDS encoding AAWKG family protein (Members of this family are unrelated to eukaryotic Tcp10, although some members contain a repetitive region similar to a C-terminal repeat region of Tcp10.) translates to MADRYDPNSVANLDKFDNAGDPSSDTWATLVTHITGYPVPDRNTVFDTLRSDHGGKLFRMDIKERSLSLLVKDSGFLTNKGEDYDIWFFDSGKKRSIMQARIVFEGRVKAGEEIIFAGPGSDNVHDAQVREGNEFTDYNKDKMSTIPLARYMNGPRAALLALLRGSSQDARFSNLGVAGGDSVDLNSFNTTGDSFDFAAKFFRDHATVLKDWEDRFGRDDASWKGEAAEVFRSLIKKIRENYDNYVETFDSSVGTGDETGTGNTVYSRALSLGRKYLEDSATKLLDAWLTWAKSSYYDPHQVLRYVLDDLAQWVDSNNVAKTDITSTTTRYTTTVRHSPQGGFSQVHPEYGDLTDIANWAKVGDKAVKIWSQGVDEYLGKPAAQVQSDLNNHFIDLGKDFSENVPKPKSTSTASEEYEEKKLKEEQEEINRQNEENRKYQEELREEQNRQREEDKKYQDELRDEQNRQREEDKKYQDELRAEQEKEQEEAKRLQDDLRNEQNQQRDEDKKYQDELREEQKREQEEAKREAEEQAKAMQESLGGLNDPNAVTTQNLGSLDDLLNQNNPVTESPGDIGDVNSQLGDGQGVQTDTPITTPLGNLGGLNAGGGGPLKTPTGGTTQADGGKLTTDFLDGSSTSFDPDSGLLTTTSPDGTVTTQDLGNGLQVTNPDGSVTSLGDDGKLTTTFPDGTTQTVDPSTGQAITTNPDGTTTTTDLGSLTDLNGSLNGDGVLDGPTGASTQLNNAGDLTTDFLDGSSTSFDPDSGLLTSTSPDGTVTTQDLGDGLKVTNSDGSVTSLGDDGKLTTTFPDGTTQTVDPSTGQAITTDPDGTTTTENLGDLGNLNGQNRLGDLNDLNDLGDLGDINSDITTETIGDLGDLNSDRSGLETPTGGSTELDDSGDFTTTFADGSKSTFDPDSGLLTTTDADGTTTTTDLTHGAKVTNSDGSSTILDNGQLTTTFPDGSTQVIDPDTGIATITDAQGNTETVDLHDLNSSGGNDSSSILDRLGDLNGIGGGDGTTSRDVPLSELGLSGGVSTGASGGGLSGADSLSSSDGFSAAGVAPLSDSTATPLSPAATAAAAAGTPGAPGMPGSPGMPMGGGMGGMGAGGDKGNGERVRAVLVDAAEESERRNRRRRSPWNRQEDSDTFLTPAARVTTTGGGDSPEEEAQPGRRSTSSADYLEEDEDVWGTEEGGTPAVIGR